The sequence CAAATTAGGTCACTCACTTTGCTGCATTTTAAATGGATGACACAGGTGTAGGTGTCAGCCTAATCAGAATGTTTTGTGTTAAAGTACCACTACGCACTTGGCGTTTGTGGCTTTGTCATAAGTAACATGCTTGGTGAGTTTCTATTTATGTTTTATTGTGTTCATGTTAACCGTGTTTTGatatttgttgttttgatttatttcagtatattttgtatatgaGTTTGAGTTATTTCagtatattttaaatatgaagTAACAAACACAATTGGATTAGATTAGAAATAGTAATTTTCCAATTTTTGTTGACGTTTTTTGTGGAAAttctaaaatatatatatatatatatatatatatatatatattaaccaATTACTACTCATAACTTGGCTTTAACGGACATTCGTCCAAACCACAATAACATGACCATAGTTAGCATTAAAATAATAGATGGCACAATTCCTGACAGGCTAGGGTATTCTCCCTCAACTACTGCCCTTATAAATGTTTAAGACCTAGATTGGATGTCCTTTGTATACTTAAGCCAAGTTAATTACACTATTGGCAGGGGAGCTGGACATGCTGGACAGGGCTAGCGTTCGGCTTCACTTTTCTGTGACTGTGACGATGACTTCCTCTCCGTTACTCTCATCGTGCTCCTCGTAGCGCATACCACACGCGGGAACAGGGGACAGGTGTGGGTTGGGATGCATACAGTAGCGCATAccacacacaggaacagggAACAGGTGTGGGTTGGGATGCATACAGTAGAGCTTGTGACCTGTGTTTTGTAGACATTTCCCTTCAATTTAGAAGCTCAGGGGATTGTAACAATAACTGTGGCCTACTAGGGTGCTAAGGACAAGCGTAACATGGGCTCTAGGAGTGCTTGACCAGGGGGTGCAGGGCCAGCTCTAGgcaggggtcaggggtcagggtgGGCTAAGCCCCCAGAGTGGAGCACTGTAGCTacctgctctagctgttggcaggGATGgacaaaaatacatcaaaatgtattttaaaatagaATCAAATACTGtaaatactgtatcagagatgcactcaaaaagtcacaaccAAACTTGTCAAGCTGTACAAAGTGGAGCCAAGTCTCTGAAATCATTAATGCAtgccacataaccggttccatgtgttccgattggaagactaaagttctcaagaaacttgaggttatGAGAGGGAGTATATTCCCTCTATGAGAGGGTGTGTAAGCAACTTACAagttactcatcttgcactggatcatcttcctgaatcttcctgaatctcaatattatgatcacaacaagtctgggcgAATTACTAAGTCAGCATCAGTCAGAGACTATATTGATTGTTctgcacttttatgatgtcatcacatcaccaaaagtaggacACCTATACTTTGCTATAAAATACAAAGCTCTTTTcttcaacaaaataaaatacaaatgacaaaatactattttgtatttgaaatacatgtatcagaaatactgcccatcctgcagaaactcgagctaggtagtagctttttgtagttttgtgtttgtgttttgtgtttatgtcaattttgatccaatttgacctattatgttgcccacccaaaattcagacattatgttttcttttgactGACTTTGTCAATGTTGCCCTCTTGTGGATGCAAAGCAGCACTGCAGAAAACTGCTGCATTTCTCGCCTTTTCAGCTACTGCTTTGGGTGGACTATTGTCAGAATATGAAATAGGATTCCCTCAACTCATACATTTACAGATATTTTTTCTGCATTACTTTGTAAACTGTTAGAGCAGCACATGGTAAATGGATTTTTCTTTGTGCTTTTgtgcttttctcctcttctgagCATTTAAAGAGCTTTACAGAGTAATGCttcacattcacccattcacacatgcaaacacagatgGCGGACACGGCCAAGCAAGCCGCCAAGCAGCACAACATGGGCTATATTATAAAATGGTGTCATTCTCGTGTAGCCTATGACATTTATGGCCAAGAAATGCATTTTGTAATAATTTAGACTCAGAACACACAAAAATGTTGTAACATTACAGGACTACATTACAGGATTACAACTTTGTAGTTCAAATATACACCTAGACACTGTAATATGGGCCTGTTAGCTCTGTACTGAACTACATAACCCATCAATACCTTGACAAAGTTGGGCAGCTGGGAAGCCACCAGGCTGTGGAACTCATCACGACTTAGCGTGTCTGAGGATCCGTCCTTCCCAGCAAACACCTTGAACTGGGATACCAACACACTGATAGCAGCCTCCATACTataggggaaagagagagcaagagaaagagaaaagaatacCCATAATGCATCATTATTTTTTTAGAGGCAGTCTCCTGCACACAGGATGATGGTGAAGACAATGGTCGTGTGAGGAGGTCAAAGACTGAAGAACACTTTTTGAGCAAAAGCCTACATTTTCTCTTTGGATTCAAGTTTACTTTCAAAAGAGACTGAGGGAGCACTTACCTTGATAGCAATACCTGCCTCTGTTTCCCAGAAGAATGATCTGGTGATGTTGTGCAACAACTCTCCTGCATCACTGTGTTTCTATACTCAGTTCTTTATTGTATAACAAGTGAGGTTAGCAACAGATGAATAATTGACTTGACATCTCCTTTTCATAATATCTCTCCCTGGTGGGTTTCTTTCACCTATTTCTGTCTAGGCTCTTTGTTCCAGGCCAAATAAGGTCAGCAATGAGAATATTGATTTTCATGATGTATAAGTTAAGTTTTCACTCTCTACACTACCTGTTCACAAAACACAGCAAAAGTTGTGATTTTGTTGTCATTGATTTTCAGGTGTAAGATCAACAGACTATTTAATTATCATTTCTACATTAACAATCCAGATGACAAAGAACTTTAGAGCAAAAGAGACGAGTGACTCAGCAACTCTGGGATCCCACAGCACAGTCTTTAGAACTGACTGACCAAACTGGTCAACACATCCAGAATAATTACACTGGGCATTTCTATTAACTGAAATTCCAAAATGACGTAAGATGTTTTCAACTAAAGAAAAGTGAAGGCAATTGTCGCTCAAACCAGGGAAAACAGAGGAAAAATCCTTTCTGTACATTATAATCATGAGACACTCCACTCATTGATTACTAAGTAACAGTGAAATTGTCAGGTCAAGTCTTCAAACATTACACACAGGGGTTGATGTTTTCCCAGGTTTCACATGGACTTGTTTTTCCATTCAGGATCAGAGTGGCATCACTCTTTCCAACTGATTCCAACAGGGTATGGGGTGACATGACATGCAGATGCAGTTGTACCCAGGCAGAATTGATGAAATACTGGCCAGTTCTGAAGCCATTGATTATCACATAATTGTTTGAGCCCTTTTTAAACAATAACTGAAATCACCTAAGAGTCTAATCAAAAGTTTTACATACCCTTGATATGAATGTTTGGCCTGATAGGTGTGTCAACTTGTGTTTATAGGCTACTATTACATGATTGATTGTacttagtgcatgtgtataaaAGGTCCATGAGTTTTGTATCTCATGTGAGACCTCTGCCCATTTTACCCAGAGCTGCACTGACTTTGCTGGCTACTGGGGCCATGGGGAAAGCAAAAGAGCTGTCAAAGGATTTATGAGAAAATAACTGTATAAATCTGTTAGTGTTTCGGCATtcataaaaaaaactgtaagtgtaGCGGTTGATGAGTGTACTAACCCTCAgtccccccccctttcttttgTGTTGGTACCTTGTATTAGCATGCTTTATGAAGGTTTGGGATAAACTGGTATTTGGTTAATGTGGCAAAGCATTTTAGGTCAACTCCAGTCCACTAGGGGGCAATGGGGTGTGCCAGATCACACTCACCAGGGTAGGCAGGATAAGAGAAGGAGGTGAGGATCCTACTTTGAACTCCATGGTCTCCATGCCTGAACACCTGGCTtctttgttcttttcctttCAAGTGTAAAGTCACTATTTTCTGATGGCTTTTAAACTGATGTTGAATTGTCAATGTGTATTTAAAATAGTCGAATGATTAGAGTGTTGCTCCTCTGTGAACAATATCTGTTAAGGTTGCAACGTTTGTTTGAGCATTGTTTGAGTAATGAGCCGAGCACATAGTATTGATATGCAGATTTATCAGTTGATGTTAAGTGCATTTTGATGACTGGATTTGAAGTGATGATTGTATGTTGTGTTGGGAgagatatatatgtgtgtttacatcTATGTAGTGGTCGTGATTAAGTAAGGAGCGCTAGTTTTAATGGGGGGACTTATCCTTTGTCTGTGCAATCGTTGATGTTACTGTATTTGTGATGTGTTAATGGATGGAAATGACCATGAGTCACAAGGATTTAGGAAATGATCCTTTTAATGCATATTTTTATATTGATCTTTAATAAAATGAACTCCATGGTCTCCATGCCTGAACACCTGCTGCCTTTGTTCTTTTAATTTCAAGTGTAAAGAAGTTGCTTTGTGCTGGCCCAAGTTCCCCTAGCCTTGAGGTCGGCTACATAAGCAATCGCAAAAAGCTGTAATTCATGtgacggtacacacacactatttctctCCCGTAGTCACCTTCATGGATCTTAAGATTCTCTCCTCAGTGTTTGCAGAGTGGTATCTCGACATTTAGAACAGAATGACAGCCAAGGTTTGGTTGCGACTGTTATCTCTATGATTGtatgttgtgtgccttctgttTTGTGACTCAGCACTCAGTTATTTAGTGAGCAGATGCCGCCGCAGGCCTGGGATGGTATAGCAGGCTCCCTACGTCCAATACAATGGCACAGAGAAGAGGGCACTCGCTATGAGAACAGAGGGGTTTTGTGTACCCATCTCCAGCCAGAGCTATTTTCAAGCATGAACCTTTGAACCATAAGGCCACTGGTCTCAGATGTCGCATTTCTTTTCTGTAAAATCGGCTGAAAATAAAAACTGGCATTAATTACACACAGGGTTCCCATAACATCTGCCACACTGCCCCACACTGACACAAGACAAAATGTGGAGGCTCATTTtaaacacaaagaaaataagGTTTATTTGCAACAGGTACTGAGCAGCATCAATTTAAAGaagaattctggtgtgatattgacctaaagtttgttgaaacatgataccgagtgtgaacgtatgtctcatagccagggtaggaatttcacggcggccacgacggccatggccgtcgtagccccttgcgttggccatgatgcccctttgaaaatcagaggtttacaggccacggtggccttggtgcccccttctttcaatattctgctttccgtcctactaatagcgatttttatttagcctgtggcctgtcaaaataatcttagcattcacagcgcaaattaatttagtcttttagcagtggagaaagtgacaggcaagaaagaaagtgcgtccaccattcttctcagttgaactactcgcgaagtagcctagcctactcatcatcacacagacatcacaagtatcacatgaaagagctttttctcagcttttaaatgatgttagccgataattgctgtgttgaacggttcgcgagaaaagtaaataatataattcaatttaatcatacattctaccgaaggttttgcgtccatgatctccctacccattcatctcggtggaatacttcacgaacccttcttttaacacgacaaaccatatatcagaataaacagcagaccttaccgaacacaaaggtgtaaagcagtcccctgtacagttagccgttccagagtaatccagttttgaatttgcagtaaatttcgacatgcatggatgtctccaaatttgggcttgaagttttacaatgtgtttaaattgttccacatgatttcataacaggccaaatacaaaataaatgttacaaatatcgcctagatattggtaaatcagaggacagctgactaagagtttgtgaaagtagccttaatgaccacaaaatgctaagcatgcatctaggctatttgagtttcttaaagctgagctgtgcttaaattgttcaatacatgatttcatagcaggccaaatataaaataaatgttatatatagcctagatatctgtaattattagatgatcagatgatttacagttctatgtaatatgtcatgtttcatgtttttgtaacgtttcatacagtgatgcaggtctactgcagtgaataggctaaatacaactttgataattTTTATATGCTACTGTATAGGTAActttggcctttgtgccccccaccaaatatgcccaactgaaggccaagtggccttgcccccagaatggtgaaattccaagcctgctcatagctcacctcggcttgtcccctgcactcagaaatctggcgctagttagccaatgctaccaacagtgtttcgttgtggtacctcgggcatcggcctagccatgcaaataaatcactgttttacaccatttacgaggctcaaagtagctccatacttaattggtagacttccaagtatatataaataattaagtggaaatgcatggattcagttgcttccagtagcagcaactgtaatccatgcattttcacggaattatttttggaatctgatcccttatcatacttgttcattcgtactcatcactcgacttatcgtgactaaattcaagatggcgtcgaacggtaaaattccttaaggtactgtctgtataaatcgtcttgtaaataaactaccagtgctttttcaaagttctctatgtctcgttttaaatgtcaaggccctcagaagtctaccaatgaagtatggagctactttgagcctcgtaaatggtgtaaaacagtgatttatttgcatggctaggccgatgcccgaggcaccacaacgaaacactgtgttggtagcattggctaactagcgccagatttctgagtgcaggggacaagccgaggtgagctatgagacatacattcacactcggtatcatgtttcaacacactttaggtcaaaatcacactggaattatcctttaatatAGGATCAAGAACAGTGACATGATGTATAATAATTGCAgcataaaaaaatgttttgaataAAAAGGATATTTTGTAACAGATAGAATATCACTGGGAATTATTGCGTGTCAGTTAAAGGTCTTGCAGGACTTTTTAAATCCAAATTTTCAATAAACAGTAGTTGTATTTTGAAACAGGGAATTTATGTGCGGATTCATGCagatttcttctttttcttggtCAGCATATCTTTAATGGATTCCCCTTTGTGCTTTTTACctgagaaaagaaaacagaaataaGTCTTCTCACTCCAATATAGAGCAATGGAAAATACAGAGCAATACAAACAACTCCCATTTTTCTAAACATAGATCATATCAGTAGGACATGACAACAATATCTGGAGAGACAATTAGCAGCCTTTTGAACATTGACACCAGCCTACCTTTCTCTTTGGCCGGGGACTCATCCGTTTGTGGGGAGCGCTTGGCATAGGCAGCCTTCATCCGCTGGATGTTCTTCTTACTGATGACCTCATGCTCCACAATGGGCCGTGGATAGTCCTTTCCCACAATGCACCCCGCCTGCTCCTGAACGCTGCGTGGCGCTTTCCATGGCTCGTATATGTACTGCTCAGGGAATTTCTTCAGAAGAGGGAGATATTTCCTAAAACAGTACAGATTTTCAGCTGCGTGCTAGACTGTCACAGTAAACGGCTATATTATGCAGGACAGTGCACTACAAACCGCATTCAGAAATGTAAGTCACAATTCCTAATATTCCCTTACTTGATGTAGTCTCCATGCTTGTCTGTCTTTTTACCAAAGGCGATGGGTGAGTACACCCTGTAGTACTGATGAAAGAAGGCACTTGCTGAGAGCCACTGCCAGTTCCCAGCATTCAAAGCCCAGTCAGCATCCAACAGCAGCTCCTCAAACACCTGCAACCGCAGCAAACATTAGTGAGAGGACTACAACAATGACTACCTCTTTATGCTTTACTGCATCTCACTTCTGAGCTATTAATCAATGGTTTACTGATGTACCACTTTAAGGTAGGTATACAAACTTAACCAGCAGTCATATCTAATTTTTGGTTTAATGACTTGAGTTTTGTGTTAATAATTTATGATAATTGTTATgttgttattaaaaaaaaaaaaaacaattcagaaGTTGTTACCAAATGGTTCAATTTGCGGGCCCTGATAAGATATTAGAAAGCATTAGTAGATTACTTAAATAGCTTACAATACCATATTTACACGTGCTGTATGTAATCTGTGTTTTGTTGAACCAAACGGCTCAGCCCTTCATTCACCCCGACTCGAACCCGCAACCAGCAGCACCTTGGATCAGGAGTTGGGTGTGCTAGCAATCAAGCTAAAAGCCAGGCTGCTACAGTAGCTTGGATCAGGAGTTGGGTGTGCTAGCAATCAAGCTAAAAGCCAGGCTGCTACAGTACAGTAGCTTGGATAAGGAGTTGGGTGTGCTAGCAATCAAGCTAAAAGCCAGGCTGCTAGCTCTCTCACTAACACATCTCTTAGGTGTCAGGAGGGATGTTTTACACTCTGCACAGCTACGGACCAGCTGGctaccattacacacacacaccttattacATGACATTACCAAACTTAGACGTTAGACAAGGCATGACTGATGTTACATTCTTAAGCCCTCAACTCAAGACAATTGAATGATTTCTGCATTGtttgaaatgttcaaaaatggcTCATTGTCTTATTGTTTAAGTtagtaagtaggctaaatatagtaatacaaataaaaaaaaaaatgtaacgtGCACACATCCAAT is a genomic window of Alosa sapidissima isolate fAloSap1 chromosome 10, fAloSap1.pri, whole genome shotgun sequence containing:
- the LOC121719946 gene encoding protein S100-A11-like, translated to MQESCCTTSPDHSSGKQRQVLLSSMEAAISVLVSQFKVFAGKDGSSDTLSRDEFHSLVASQLPNFVKNASNPAAVDKLMGSLDENKDGELTFMEFWHLIGTLAIQHGGFSQ